In one window of Comamonas testosteroni DNA:
- a CDS encoding MFS transporter, whose amino-acid sequence MGSAVGYAMDGFDLLILGFMLSAISKDLNLTPGQAGSLVTWTLIGAVFGGIVFGMLSDKYGRIRVLTWTIVLFAVFTGLCAFAQGYWDLLIYRTIAGIGLGGEFGIGMALAAEAWPARHRARVSSYVALGWQLGVLGAAMLTPLLLPSIGWRGMFLVGVIPAVVAWVIRNKLHEPEVFVNRSKQEQPSAMQCLKLLMKDKATRKISLGVIVLTSVQNFGYYGIMIWMPSFLSKQMGFSLTKSSVWTAVTIVGMSLGIWVFGQLADRIGRKPTFLIFQVGSVISVLAYSQLTDATAMLWVGAIMGLCVNGMMGGYGAVISEAYPTEARATAQNVLFNIGRAVGGLGPVVIGALAMAYSFQVAIALLAAIYVLDMLATVFLIPELKGKELH is encoded by the coding sequence GGACCTGAACCTCACGCCCGGCCAGGCCGGCTCCCTCGTGACCTGGACCTTGATCGGTGCCGTCTTCGGCGGCATCGTCTTCGGCATGCTCAGCGACAAATACGGCCGCATCCGTGTGCTGACCTGGACGATTGTGCTGTTTGCCGTCTTTACCGGCCTGTGTGCTTTTGCACAAGGCTATTGGGACTTGCTGATCTACCGCACCATTGCCGGTATCGGCCTGGGCGGAGAGTTCGGCATCGGCATGGCACTGGCCGCCGAGGCCTGGCCCGCACGCCATCGCGCACGCGTCTCGTCCTATGTGGCGCTGGGCTGGCAACTGGGCGTGCTGGGCGCAGCCATGCTGACCCCGCTGCTGCTGCCCTCCATCGGCTGGCGCGGCATGTTTCTGGTCGGCGTGATTCCTGCTGTCGTGGCCTGGGTCATCCGCAACAAGCTGCATGAGCCCGAAGTGTTCGTGAACCGCAGCAAGCAGGAGCAGCCCTCGGCCATGCAATGCCTGAAGCTGCTGATGAAGGACAAGGCCACGCGCAAGATCAGCCTGGGCGTGATCGTGCTGACCTCGGTGCAGAACTTCGGCTACTACGGCATCATGATCTGGATGCCCAGCTTTCTGTCCAAGCAGATGGGCTTCAGCCTGACCAAGTCGTCGGTGTGGACGGCCGTCACCATCGTCGGCATGTCGCTGGGCATCTGGGTCTTTGGCCAGCTGGCCGACCGCATCGGCCGCAAGCCCACTTTCCTGATCTTCCAGGTCGGCTCCGTGATCTCGGTGCTGGCCTATTCCCAGCTCACCGATGCCACGGCCATGCTGTGGGTGGGCGCCATCATGGGCCTGTGCGTCAACGGCATGATGGGCGGCTATGGCGCCGTCATCAGCGAAGCCTACCCCACCGAAGCCCGCGCCACGGCTCAGAACGTGCTGTTCAACATCGGCCGCGCCGTCGGCGGCCTGGGCCCGGTCGTCATCGGTGCGCTGGCCATGGCCTACTCCTTCCAGGTGGCCATTGCCCTGCTGGCCGCCATCTATGTGCTGGACATGCTGGCCACGGTCTTTCTGATTCCCGAACTCAAGGGCAAGGAGCTTCATTAA
- a CDS encoding TOBE domain-containing protein, protein MSDTENFEQEQLDMAGDEAASGGALSSDSVSQALGYDMADRRIAILRGIAQSGSISQAARDVGVSYKAAWQAIDTLTNLAGVPLVERSVGGAGGGGAQITPAGEELLHAAEAMMRLRAELLQRMQAGTPGGGQPNLGLMTSMRNQWPCSVLKVESIGGQIRVWLRAASDAGSDWTIAARITPESYELLGLAPGVQVLALCKATAVKVWPGQERPAASAQPINIWPAVVQRATYGAATVTEESLACDEAICRLSWGAQIVGFAPAMSALVANDNVWLEVAESAVVVAVASH, encoded by the coding sequence ATGTCAGACACAGAAAATTTCGAACAAGAACAATTGGATATGGCCGGCGACGAGGCTGCGTCGGGTGGCGCACTATCGTCCGACTCGGTCTCCCAGGCGCTGGGCTATGACATGGCCGACCGTCGCATTGCCATCCTGCGCGGCATTGCGCAAAGCGGCTCCATCTCTCAGGCTGCCCGTGACGTGGGCGTGAGCTACAAGGCGGCCTGGCAGGCCATCGATACCCTGACCAATCTGGCTGGCGTGCCGCTGGTCGAGCGCAGCGTGGGCGGCGCCGGCGGCGGCGGCGCACAGATCACGCCGGCGGGCGAGGAGCTGCTGCATGCGGCCGAGGCCATGATGCGCTTGCGTGCCGAGTTGCTGCAACGCATGCAGGCCGGCACGCCAGGTGGCGGCCAGCCCAATCTGGGTCTGATGACCAGCATGCGCAATCAGTGGCCTTGCAGCGTGCTCAAGGTCGAGTCCATAGGCGGGCAGATTCGGGTCTGGCTGCGTGCCGCAAGCGATGCAGGCTCGGACTGGACGATTGCTGCGCGCATCACGCCCGAAAGCTATGAGCTGCTGGGTCTGGCACCCGGTGTGCAGGTGCTGGCGTTGTGCAAGGCCACGGCCGTCAAGGTCTGGCCGGGGCAGGAGCGACCTGCGGCATCCGCGCAGCCCATCAATATCTGGCCTGCCGTGGTGCAGCGCGCGACCTACGGCGCAGCCACGGTGACGGAAGAGAGCCTGGCTTGCGACGAAGCCATCTGTCGTTTGAGCTGGGGCGCGCAGATCGTGGGCTTTGCGCCGGCCATGAGCGCTCTGGTGGCCAATGACAATGTCTGGCTGGAGGTGGCCGAGTCTGCGGTAGTGGTGGCGGTGGCGTCCCACTAA
- the mdlC gene encoding benzoylformate decarboxylase has translation MPANTAPNAQAAEVFTVRHAVINMLRELGMTRIFGNPGSTELPLFRDYPEDFSYILGLQETVVVGMADGYAQATRNASFVNLHSAAGVGHAMANIFTAFKNRTPMVITAGQQTRSLLQFDPFLHSNQAAELPKPYVKWSCEPARAEDVPQALARAYYIAMQEPRGPVFVSIPADDWDVPCEPITLRKVGFETRPDPRLLESIGQALESARAPAFVVGAAVDRSQAFEAVQALAERHQARVYVAPMSGRCGFPEDHALFGGFLPAMRERIVDRLSGHDVVFVIGAPAFTYHVEGHGPFIAEGTQLFQLIEDPAIAAWAPVGDAAVGNIRMGVQELLARPLTHQRPALQPRPAIPAPAAPEPGELMTDAFLMHTLAQVRSRDSIIVEEAPGSRSIIQAHLPIFAAETFFTMCSGGLGHSLPASVGIALAKPDKKVIGVIGDGSAMYAIQALWSAAHLKLPITYIIVKNRRYAALQDFSRVFGYREGEKVEGTDLPDIDFVALAKGQGCDGVRVTEAAQLPQVLRDALRSPRATLVEVEVA, from the coding sequence TTGCCTGCCAACACCGCCCCCAATGCCCAGGCCGCCGAGGTCTTCACCGTCCGCCACGCCGTCATCAACATGCTGCGCGAGCTGGGCATGACGCGCATCTTCGGCAACCCGGGCTCCACCGAGCTGCCCTTGTTTCGCGACTATCCCGAGGACTTCTCCTACATCCTCGGCCTGCAGGAAACCGTGGTCGTGGGCATGGCAGACGGCTATGCCCAGGCCACGCGCAATGCCAGCTTCGTGAACCTGCACTCAGCCGCCGGCGTGGGCCACGCCATGGCCAATATCTTCACGGCCTTCAAGAACCGCACGCCCATGGTCATCACAGCCGGCCAGCAGACCCGCTCGCTGCTGCAGTTCGACCCCTTCCTGCACTCCAACCAGGCCGCCGAGCTGCCCAAGCCCTATGTGAAGTGGAGCTGCGAGCCCGCACGCGCCGAGGACGTGCCCCAGGCCCTGGCGCGTGCCTACTACATCGCCATGCAGGAGCCGCGCGGCCCGGTCTTCGTCTCCATTCCCGCCGATGACTGGGATGTGCCCTGCGAGCCCATCACGCTGCGCAAGGTCGGCTTTGAAACCCGACCCGACCCACGCCTGCTGGAGAGCATCGGCCAGGCGTTGGAGAGTGCGCGCGCACCGGCCTTCGTGGTCGGAGCGGCCGTGGACCGCAGCCAGGCCTTCGAGGCCGTCCAGGCCCTGGCCGAACGCCACCAGGCTCGCGTCTATGTGGCCCCCATGAGCGGGCGCTGCGGCTTCCCCGAAGACCATGCGCTGTTCGGCGGCTTCCTGCCAGCCATGCGCGAGCGCATCGTGGACAGGCTCTCGGGCCATGATGTGGTCTTCGTCATCGGCGCACCAGCCTTCACCTACCACGTCGAAGGCCACGGCCCCTTCATCGCCGAGGGCACGCAGCTGTTCCAGCTCATCGAGGACCCCGCCATCGCCGCCTGGGCCCCCGTGGGCGACGCGGCCGTGGGCAATATCCGCATGGGCGTGCAGGAGTTGCTTGCCCGCCCCCTGACACATCAGCGCCCTGCGCTCCAGCCCCGGCCCGCCATACCGGCGCCGGCGGCACCCGAGCCGGGCGAGCTGATGACCGATGCCTTCCTCATGCACACACTGGCCCAGGTGCGATCGCGCGACAGCATCATCGTCGAGGAGGCGCCAGGCTCGCGCTCCATCATCCAGGCCCATCTGCCCATCTTCGCTGCCGAGACCTTCTTCACCATGTGCAGCGGCGGGCTGGGCCACAGCCTGCCTGCTTCCGTAGGCATCGCGCTGGCCAAGCCCGACAAGAAGGTCATAGGCGTCATCGGCGACGGCTCGGCCATGTACGCCATCCAGGCACTGTGGAGCGCAGCCCATCTGAAGCTGCCGATCACCTACATCATTGTCAAGAACCGCCGCTACGCCGCCCTGCAGGATTTCTCCAGGGTGTTCGGCTACCGCGAGGGCGAGAAGGTCGAGGGAACGGACCTGCCCGACATCGACTTCGTGGCCCTGGCCAAGGGCCAGGGCTGCGACGGCGTGCGCGTCACCGAAGCCGCCCAGCTGCCCCAGGTTCTGCGGGACGCCCTGCGCAGCCCGCGCGCCACGCTGGTCGAAGTCGAGGTCGCCTGA
- a CDS encoding Bug family tripartite tricarboxylate transporter substrate binding protein produces the protein MRRTFLKAGAACGVQLMLGTAHAQPASGRPMEWVVGFAAGGGSDAVARGVAEAWAKPIHRNIVVINKPGAGTNIAAEYAARSRDYGNLVFTADFATLAANPHLFPKLADNAEQDFVPISLLARFPLLLVVNNDLPVRSFQEFAAWAKANPGKLSYGSPGLGTPHHLATELLAQKMGVKMTHAPYRGAGPAMLDVIGGQIPFMLVDSAAGLPHINTGKVRAIGVASAQRLKTLPQMPTLIEQGVAGFEAYAWQGLVAPRGTDDATIQMWSRTLQETLKTPAVQARFESLALEPLPSTPEQMREFWLSEKKRWGEVIKTAGIKLD, from the coding sequence ATGCGCAGAACCTTTCTCAAAGCCGGCGCTGCTTGCGGTGTACAGCTCATGCTGGGTACGGCCCACGCCCAGCCGGCGTCCGGCAGACCCATGGAATGGGTGGTCGGCTTTGCCGCGGGCGGTGGCTCGGATGCTGTGGCTCGCGGCGTAGCCGAGGCCTGGGCCAAGCCCATCCATCGCAACATCGTGGTGATCAACAAGCCGGGCGCCGGCACCAACATCGCCGCAGAATATGCGGCGCGCTCGCGCGACTATGGCAACCTGGTCTTCACCGCCGACTTCGCCACCCTGGCCGCCAACCCGCATCTGTTCCCCAAGCTGGCCGACAACGCCGAGCAGGACTTCGTCCCCATCAGCCTGCTGGCGCGCTTTCCGCTGCTGCTGGTTGTCAACAACGACTTGCCGGTGCGCAGCTTCCAGGAATTCGCGGCCTGGGCCAAGGCCAACCCCGGCAAGCTCAGCTATGGATCTCCCGGGCTGGGCACCCCGCACCACCTGGCCACCGAACTGCTGGCGCAGAAGATGGGCGTGAAGATGACCCACGCACCCTATCGCGGCGCCGGCCCGGCCATGCTGGATGTGATCGGAGGCCAGATTCCCTTCATGCTGGTGGACAGCGCCGCAGGCCTGCCCCACATCAACACGGGCAAGGTCCGCGCCATCGGCGTGGCCAGTGCGCAGCGACTCAAGACTCTGCCCCAGATGCCCACGCTCATCGAGCAGGGCGTGGCCGGCTTCGAGGCCTACGCCTGGCAGGGCCTGGTCGCGCCCAGGGGCACGGATGACGCCACCATACAGATGTGGTCCAGGACGCTGCAGGAAACCCTGAAGACGCCGGCGGTGCAGGCCCGCTTCGAATCACTGGCCCTGGAGCCCCTGCCCAGCACTCCCGAGCAGATGCGCGAGTTCTGGCTCTCCGAGAAGAAGCGCTGGGGTGAGGTCATCAAGACCGCAGGCATCAAGCTGGACTGA
- the modA gene encoding molybdate ABC transporter substrate-binding protein, with the protein MTQITARSTGFSFQLARSAAVIGTVVLGLWSAQAQAAEVAVAVAANFTAPMKKIAAEFEKDTGHKAELSFGATGKFYAQINNGAPFGILLAADDTTPEKLAKEGKGLADSRFTYAIGTLVLWSPKAGYVDDKGDVLKSGDYKHIAIANPKLAPYGTAAMEVLNKLGLSAQVQPRVVMGENIAQTYQFAATGNAQLGFVALSQVMENGKIREGSAWQVPGNMHEPIRQDAIVLNSAKDNEAAAALMKYLRSPKAHDIIRSYGYSF; encoded by the coding sequence ATGACTCAGATCACTGCCCGCTCCACCGGTTTTTCCTTTCAACTGGCTCGCTCTGCGGCCGTGATCGGCACAGTCGTGCTGGGCCTGTGGTCTGCGCAGGCGCAGGCCGCTGAAGTGGCGGTCGCCGTGGCTGCCAACTTCACCGCTCCCATGAAGAAGATTGCGGCCGAGTTCGAGAAGGATACAGGCCACAAGGCCGAGCTGTCGTTTGGCGCCACCGGCAAGTTCTACGCCCAGATCAACAATGGCGCGCCCTTCGGCATTCTGCTGGCCGCCGATGACACTACACCCGAGAAACTGGCCAAGGAAGGCAAGGGCCTGGCCGATTCGCGCTTTACCTACGCCATCGGCACGCTGGTGCTGTGGAGCCCCAAGGCCGGCTATGTGGACGACAAGGGCGATGTGCTCAAGAGCGGCGACTACAAGCACATCGCCATCGCCAACCCCAAGCTGGCCCCTTACGGAACAGCTGCCATGGAAGTGCTGAACAAGCTCGGCCTGAGCGCTCAGGTGCAGCCCAGGGTGGTGATGGGCGAGAACATCGCCCAGACCTACCAGTTCGCCGCCACCGGTAATGCGCAGCTGGGTTTTGTGGCCCTGTCCCAGGTCATGGAGAACGGCAAGATCCGCGAGGGCTCGGCCTGGCAAGTGCCCGGCAATATGCATGAACCCATCCGCCAGGATGCCATTGTGCTCAATAGCGCCAAGGACAACGAAGCCGCTGCGGCTTTGATGAAGTACCTGCGCAGCCCCAAGGCGCACGACATCATCCGCTCCTACGGCTATAGCTTCTGA
- a CDS encoding LysR family transcriptional regulator, with amino-acid sequence MDISGLDLNLLRVFDAVFRHGSVSRASQELGLSQPAASQAVTRLRHLLGDPLFERMHGGVRPTPRAERLAQAVRTALATLEVALAEAHSFDPLQANQCFRIHLSDIGEARFLPPLMQALRGRAPHVQLQTLPMPMGEIADALDRGSLDIAIGFLPGVTGTQQKVLLSDHYALLLRQGHPVLKGLKTERLSAEHLRGLDYVAVRSHSETLHILRKLELQDQVRLSAAHFMAVPSIVHQTDLAVIMPAEIAETFEAQGGYVVLQADLPDSAFDVSLHWSWRFAQEPANLWLRELVSEVFGQRR; translated from the coding sequence ATGGATATATCAGGTCTGGATCTCAATCTGTTGCGTGTTTTCGATGCGGTGTTTCGCCACGGCAGCGTCAGCCGCGCTTCGCAGGAGCTGGGCCTGTCCCAGCCCGCAGCCAGTCAGGCGGTGACGCGGCTGCGCCATTTGCTGGGCGATCCGCTGTTCGAGCGCATGCATGGGGGCGTACGCCCCACGCCGCGTGCCGAGCGGCTGGCTCAGGCGGTCAGAACTGCGCTGGCAACGCTGGAGGTGGCCTTGGCAGAGGCGCACAGTTTTGATCCCTTGCAGGCGAATCAGTGCTTTCGCATTCACCTCAGCGACATCGGTGAGGCGCGCTTCTTGCCACCACTGATGCAGGCCTTGAGAGGCCGGGCGCCCCATGTGCAGCTGCAAACCCTGCCCATGCCCATGGGCGAGATTGCCGATGCGCTGGATCGTGGCTCGCTGGATATCGCCATCGGCTTTCTGCCCGGTGTGACGGGCACGCAGCAGAAGGTGCTGCTGTCCGATCACTACGCCTTGTTGCTGCGCCAGGGGCATCCGGTGCTCAAGGGCTTGAAGACCGAGAGGCTGAGTGCTGAACATTTGCGCGGGCTCGACTATGTGGCCGTGCGCTCGCATTCCGAGACGCTGCACATTCTGCGCAAGCTCGAGCTGCAGGATCAGGTGCGGCTGTCGGCGGCCCACTTCATGGCCGTGCCCTCCATCGTGCACCAGACGGATCTGGCCGTCATCATGCCCGCCGAGATTGCCGAGACGTTTGAAGCACAGGGTGGCTATGTGGTGCTGCAGGCCGATCTGCCAGACAGTGCCTTCGATGTGTCGCTGCACTGGAGCTGGCGCTTTGCGCAGGAGCCCGCGAACCTGTGGCTGAGGGAGTTGGTCAGCGAAGTGTTCGGGCAGCGCAGATAA
- a CDS encoding Bug family tripartite tricarboxylate transporter substrate binding protein translates to METPITQRPCAHKPLRALITKGWASLGMALCLAPAAQAQTWPDRPIRLIVNFAPGGAADVMGRAISPAMSQVLGQSVVVDNKPGANGNIGISETVRSAKDGYTLLLSSGGGISINPLIYSKLPFNPEKDLIPVAAVARVHVFLETNPSLAVSNVQDFIKHLQANPGKLSYGSPGPGSSPHLAGEMFKRAAKVDASHIPYKGAGPALTDVLSGQLQYWFDPGPGLKQVEAGKLKLLAIGSPHRSPLYPKVPTLAESGLPGFDADTLFGVYAPAGTPAPVVDAVRASVIKALEQKSVVDVIQGLGATPEPRMSRQDFVDHHAKERARFAPLIKEIGLKVD, encoded by the coding sequence ATGGAGACTCCCATCACTCAACGCCCCTGTGCACACAAGCCGCTGCGCGCCCTGATCACCAAAGGCTGGGCCAGCCTGGGCATGGCGCTTTGCCTGGCGCCGGCCGCCCAGGCGCAGACATGGCCGGATCGCCCCATCCGCCTGATCGTGAACTTCGCCCCTGGCGGCGCCGCCGATGTGATGGGGCGCGCGATCTCGCCCGCCATGAGCCAGGTGCTGGGCCAGTCCGTGGTGGTGGACAACAAGCCCGGAGCCAACGGCAATATCGGTATCAGCGAAACCGTGCGCTCTGCCAAGGACGGCTATACGCTGCTGCTGAGCAGCGGCGGCGGCATCAGCATCAATCCGCTGATCTACAGCAAGCTGCCGTTCAACCCTGAAAAGGACTTGATCCCCGTGGCTGCCGTGGCACGCGTGCATGTGTTTCTGGAAACCAACCCCAGCCTTGCCGTGAGCAATGTGCAGGACTTCATCAAGCACCTGCAGGCCAACCCCGGCAAGCTGTCCTACGGCTCGCCAGGCCCGGGCAGCTCGCCTCATCTGGCCGGTGAAATGTTCAAGCGCGCGGCCAAGGTCGATGCCAGCCATATTCCCTACAAGGGTGCCGGTCCGGCCCTGACCGATGTGCTCAGCGGCCAGTTGCAATACTGGTTCGATCCAGGCCCGGGACTCAAGCAGGTCGAGGCCGGCAAGCTCAAGCTGCTGGCCATAGGCAGCCCACACCGCTCGCCGCTGTACCCCAAGGTACCCACGCTGGCCGAAAGCGGCCTGCCGGGCTTCGATGCCGACACCTTGTTCGGCGTCTACGCTCCGGCCGGCACGCCCGCACCCGTGGTGGATGCCGTGCGCGCCAGCGTGATCAAGGCACTGGAGCAAAAGAGCGTGGTCGATGTGATACAGGGCCTGGGCGCCACGCCCGAGCCGCGCATGAGCCGCCAGGACTTCGTGGACCACCATGCCAAGGAACGCGCCCGCTTTGCACCGCTGATCAAGGAAATCGGCTTGAAAGTGGATTAA
- a CDS encoding ketopantoate reductase family protein, which yields MHNTQEPQAATVGILGAGAMGTLFGTRLARAGIPVTLVDVNAQLLQAIREHGVHCETDQGPLHAGVQALQAHELTQPPARWLIFTKAAHTQAALQSIAHLIGPGTLLLSLQNGIGHIETLHGFADAQQIAVGVTTWPARLLAPGKVSSLGSGKIRFMPRTGQVEAGFQDFCDDLNRAGLHCEIDPEVETAIWEKLAFNAAFNGLCGITRQTVDALASPLGRSLIREVLDEVVAVAEANGIAVDALRIQATVEDALNHHVGHQPSLLQDLLAGRPTETDSIHGAVVRAGERHGIATPMTLTLHRLISMTQQRTP from the coding sequence ATGCACAACACACAAGAGCCGCAAGCGGCCACCGTCGGCATCCTGGGAGCGGGGGCCATGGGCACCCTGTTCGGCACCCGGCTGGCCCGGGCCGGCATCCCCGTCACGCTGGTGGATGTCAACGCGCAGCTGCTCCAGGCCATCCGCGAGCACGGCGTGCACTGCGAGACCGACCAGGGCCCGCTGCACGCAGGCGTTCAGGCCCTGCAGGCCCATGAGCTGACGCAGCCGCCCGCGCGCTGGCTGATCTTCACCAAGGCCGCCCACACCCAGGCCGCGCTGCAAAGCATTGCCCACCTGATAGGGCCCGGGACCCTGCTGCTCAGCCTGCAAAACGGCATAGGACATATCGAGACCCTGCACGGATTTGCCGATGCCCAGCAGATCGCCGTAGGTGTGACGACATGGCCGGCCCGGTTGCTGGCTCCCGGAAAAGTGAGTTCGCTGGGCAGCGGCAAGATCCGTTTCATGCCGCGCACCGGACAGGTGGAAGCCGGCTTCCAGGACTTCTGCGACGACCTCAACCGCGCCGGGCTGCATTGCGAGATCGATCCCGAGGTCGAGACGGCCATCTGGGAAAAGCTGGCCTTCAATGCGGCCTTCAACGGTCTGTGCGGCATCACGCGCCAGACCGTGGACGCACTGGCCAGCCCCCTGGGCCGCAGCCTGATCCGCGAAGTCCTGGACGAGGTCGTTGCCGTGGCTGAGGCCAACGGCATCGCTGTGGACGCCCTCCGTATCCAGGCCACGGTGGAGGATGCACTGAACCACCATGTGGGACACCAGCCGTCGCTGCTGCAGGACCTGCTGGCGGGGCGCCCCACCGAGACCGACTCCATCCACGGTGCGGTGGTGCGCGCGGGCGAGCGGCATGGCATAGCCACGCCCATGACACTTACCCTGCACCGGCTCATCAGCATGACACAGCAGCGCACGCCATAG